ACACAGCTATATATAAAAGACCTGACACTTCTGGTGGGCGTTACCGGAGAGCGTGTGGGGTTATCCCAATTGTAGAGGCGGGGCTTGGGATAAGCGCGTGACGTCACCCCTCCGCCTGCCGAGAGTGAAACAAACATGGCGACAGAGTGGAGTGGACAAGGATGTATGCTAACTTTAGTCGTTTTCCTCTGGAGCTTTGTCGGCGGGCGGACGGATGGAGTGAGCGGCAGCGGCAGCCAGATATTTGGCATGAGGCTAGAGAGGAGCGACAAGCCGGCCACCACGACGGAGGACGGCGTCATTCAGGTGACGGAGGAGAGCAGCGTCCAGCTCAGGTTTTACGGGCTGCAGCTCAGCTCCGAGTCGTCGGCGCACATCAGGTTCACGGAGCACGGAGGAGACGGCGGGGACGGAGCTGTGGACACACACGCGCCCAACAGGACTTGTGTAGACTTTACCAAAGACATTGGCGTGGGCGCCTACATGAACGTGAGCGGTCGAGGCACCTCAGGTGTGGTGAGTGTGAGCATTAAGCCGCTCCGTAAGACCGAGAAGGAGAGGGAGTACAGCCTGTGCGTCAAGGGTCCGGAAGAGGAGTGGTACCTGTTGTCTGAGAACGATGGCAGGTTAAGGGTGGTGGAGGAGAAGACCTCTCTCCTGCCCCTTTGGCTTCAGATTATTCTGGTGGCCTGCCTGCTGGTCCTGTCGGGCATGTTCAGTGGACTCAACCTGGGGCTTATGGCCCTGGACCCAATGGAGCTTCGGATAGTTCAGAGCTGtggcacagagaaagaaaagaggtaTGCCCGCAAGATCGAGCCCATTCGCAGGAAGGGCAACTACCTGCTTTGCTCCTTGCTGCTTGGTAACGTGCTGGTCAACACCACACTCACCATCTTCCTGGACGATTTGATCGGCTCTGGCTTGGGTGCTGTGGTGGCATCCACTGTTGGCATTGTCATCTTTGGTGAAATTGTGCCACAGGCCCTTTGCTCTCGCCATGGTTTAGCAGTGGGTGCAAACACCATCATGCTGACCAAATTCTTCATGCTCCTCACATTCCCGTTGTCTTTTCCCGTCAGTAAGCTGCTGGACTATGTTTTGGGGCAGGAAATTGGCACAGTGTACAACAGGGAGAAGCTGGTGGAGATGCTCAAGGTGACAGAGCCGTACAACGACTTGGTGAAGGAGGAACTCAACATGATCCAGGGTGCCTTAGAACTGCGGACCAAGACGGTGGAGGATGTGATGACACCACTGAACAACTGCTTTATGATCCGTTCTGACGCTGTGCTGGACTTCAACACCATGTCCGAGATCATGGAGAGTGGCTACACGCGAATACCTGTTTATGAAGATGAGAGATCTAACATTGTCGACATCCTTTATGTCAAGGATTTAGCATTTGTTGATCCAGATGACTGCACGACACTTAAAACTGTCACCAAGTTTTATAACCACCCTGTCCACTTTGTCTTCCATGACACCAAGTTGGATGCCATGCTAGAAGAGTTCAAGAAAGGTTAGAAAGGCCTTGCAGGACCCAACATGATACCAATGTGATAATTTAATAAAAGTCACAGAAATATCAAAATAGCTCTATGCAAATTGTAATCAGTGATGACTTTGTCAGCCTGCATAGATTTCTTTTGTGCTCATATTGATTTTGAGCCTACATCCTTGTGCCCTGCTGGAAGCTGAATCAATGACCATATGGGTTCTGTATCAGTCTACCCTGCAGTGCTTCATGCAATCGCATTAATTATTGAAACCATAAAAGTGGATGATGCTGTCAAAAGCAGCTGTTGGCTTTTGAGTAAATATGGCTCGTGTGAAGAGCGTTGTCCTGTTGGTCAACATTCTTTTGTGTCAACAGCTAAATGCTTCACTTCAGAACCCGCTGTCTCTTGCAAACACAAAATTGCCTTTTGGTCCCATAGTCACTTTTGCCTGTTTGACAATTATGTGGTAAGATAAAACTAGGCAAACTATTTACATGTGCAGTATGAACACATGGGAGTAAAAGTCCTTGGCTCAGCAGGGCAGAAGGACATTGAAACAGCTATGTACGCACACTATATAAACAGCATATTGGACACGAATATCAgatgttttgaatgttttgttttttaaatacagttGTTAATATCTCTTTAGCACAGGGCCAGTTATTTAAAACATCTAGATCCATGTTGAGTGTAACCAATGTCTGTGAAAAAAGATTACTCAATAGTATTTATTTGAGCCCACTTCACACTAAATCCCATCTGAAATTATTACAATACTGCATTATCAGCTACCCCTAATCCCAGAGCTTTGTGTTGATACACTGGTTTGATTATGGGTTTGTGGGCTATGGTTTGAAAGACTGAGTGGCAGATTTAAGGACCTCCTATGGGTTGTCTGCTGAATAATCACTGCTGCACTGCAGGGATATTTCACAGGAGCAGCACTGAAGTGACATGGATGCTTCTTGTTGTTTGCACTCCCTTTAGTTTTCTGTTGAAATCTGTAGACATGTCATTAACATGCTTCATCCAGTCTTGTCTGACTCAGtataatgtttgtttaaagTAAAATGCATGAAACTTAATTGTCAAAGAAGCCTATTATGATAGTTTGTTGTGACTTCATTGTGATGTAATCTGAAGCCTTGGAGGTTCATATAACCATTCTAGGGGGCCTTTGAATTACCACAAATTATGACTACCAGTGTGCTCTCATTTGCAATGTCCTGTGCCAGCACACACTAAAATATATTAGTATGTAGCATGCTTATGACCTTGAATGCCTGTAAGGATGTTAAATTGCAGTCAAGTTGCACCTTAACTGTTACCTAACTGTGTGCTCTTTACCCAAtattaacctttttttaaaatgacaatgtACTTGTTAAGGATCCTTACTCCGAATAGGCTTAGTTGAGTTTTTTTGCTGTTAGAATGTTTACTAGGGATCATATTGAGGACAGATTCTTTTCAGTGCTGTGCCCTAAACTCTGCAGTGTTTCTAGCTGAGTCCCACTGAGTATTAAAGCTTTAACTTTTAATGCCATACATGAAGCTGTCCAAGCTTAACTGTAGCAGTCTTGTCTTAACAGTTTGAAAAGGTCAGCACAGAAGATTTCTCTGCTTTAGGCTTCTTCACCCTCACAGCTCATTTATCCTTATCTCACCCCTGGCATCTCCATCAATTTCTTGTGTATATTTGGCACTTGGTATATTTGTGCTCAGCTCCAATCTCTGAAGTTTAATCATATATTAAGCTGTTTTAATCAAAGCTTAATTCAGAGTCATGCATTGATTAAATTGTCAATTTATGGTAGCAATAAGAGCCAACTGATGGTTGTACAATGGGGCTTCAACACTCAGCAGCTGTAATCAGGGCCATTAATATGTGGCACCTAAATTGTAATTTAGTTTGAAACATGGTAGGCAGACTAGAAGCCTATTGATTGGCTTACTGTTTTAGTtagacaaaatattaaatatgaaaatgactGAATCTTTACCACATTTACCATTTTTTCTACAAAAACAGCTATTTGAAGTCTAGATATAGAATATCCTGCAGATAGATCTTATAATGTTAGAATTctgtaactaagtaaatgtaacctATTACATCAAACTGTTGGTGCCTTGGCTCTGAAATATTTTCCCTCTCCCTTCAACACAGGTAAATCTCACCTGGCCATAGTGCAGCGGGTGAACAATGAGGGAGAAGGAGACCCCTTCTATGAGGTGCTTGGACTTGTTACGCTAGAGGACGTTATCGAGGAGATCATCAAGTCTGAAATCCTGGATGAGTCTGATCTCTACAGTGAGTTTCCATGaagaaaatgttttgctttattattGCTAGATGGCTCTGT
The DNA window shown above is from Pygocentrus nattereri isolate fPygNat1 chromosome 18, fPygNat1.pri, whole genome shotgun sequence and carries:
- the LOC108425223 gene encoding metal transporter CNNM4 isoform X2, which codes for MATEWSGQGCMLTLVVFLWSFVGGRTDGVSGSGSQIFGMRLERSDKPATTTEDGVIQVTEESSVQLRFYGLQLSSESSAHIRFTEHGGDGGDGAVDTHAPNRTCVDFTKDIGVGAYMNVSGRGTSGVVSVSIKPLRKTEKEREYSLCVKGPEEEWYLLSENDGRLRVVEEKTSLLPLWLQIILVACLLVLSGMFSGLNLGLMALDPMELRIVQSCGTEKEKRYARKIEPIRRKGNYLLCSLLLGNVLVNTTLTIFLDDLIGSGLGAVVASTVGIVIFGEIVPQALCSRHGLAVGANTIMLTKFFMLLTFPLSFPVSKLLDYVLGQEIGTVYNREKLVEMLKVTEPYNDLVKEELNMIQGALELRTKTVEDVMTPLNNCFMIRSDAVLDFNTMSEIMESGYTRIPVYEDERSNIVDILYVKDLAFVDPDDCTTLKTVTKFYNHPVHFVFHDTKLDAMLEEFKKGKSHLAIVQRVNNEGEGDPFYEVLGLVTLEDVIEEIIKSEILDESDLYTDNRNRKKVDPNKNKRDFSAFKQESESKVKISPQLLLAAHRFLATEVSLFSPLQISDKVLLRILKHPDVIQEIKFNENDKRSQQHYLYQRGKPVDYFILILQGRVEVEAGNENMKFETGPFSYYGVMALTTPCLEFRSPSHLSGLNRSASLSCTERVDTLSISGSSSQLNNASIPQYIPDFNVRALTDLQLVKVTRAQYQNGLLASKLDSTPQSPESNHTRLDPASLAPPTPPANSTIRSSAPLAPKEGPDETTSLLNDKNSLSNQRPSYPHPHSHPQSYANTNSNSNPNSSPHLQPHSHPHLHSYSSSNPHMHPHAPIHTISHTHAHTESTI
- the LOC108425223 gene encoding metal transporter CNNM4 isoform X1, encoding MATEWSGQGCMLTLVVFLWSFVGGRTDGVSGSGSQIFGMRLERSDKPATTTEDGVIQVTEESSVQLRFYGLQLSSESSAHIRFTEHGGDGGDGAVDTHAPNRTCVDFTKDIGVGAYMNVSGRGTSGVVSVSIKPLRKTEKEREYSLCVKGPEEEWYLLSENDGRLRVVEEKTSLLPLWLQIILVACLLVLSGMFSGLNLGLMALDPMELRIVQSCGTEKEKRYARKIEPIRRKGNYLLCSLLLGNVLVNTTLTIFLDDLIGSGLGAVVASTVGIVIFGEIVPQALCSRHGLAVGANTIMLTKFFMLLTFPLSFPVSKLLDYVLGQEIGTVYNREKLVEMLKVTEPYNDLVKEELNMIQGALELRTKTVEDVMTPLNNCFMIRSDAVLDFNTMSEIMESGYTRIPVYEDERSNIVDILYVKDLAFVDPDDCTTLKTVTKFYNHPVHFVFHDTKLDAMLEEFKKGKSHLAIVQRVNNEGEGDPFYEVLGLVTLEDVIEEIIKSEILDESDLYTDNRNRKKVDPNKNKRDFSAFKQESESKVKISPQLLLAAHRFLATEVSLFSPLQISDKVLLRILKHPDVIQEIKFNENDKRSQQHYLYQRGKPVDYFILILQGRVEVEAGNENMKFETGPFSYYGVMALTTPCLAVTPPLSPSVVSPRPRRLSLKRFSLFSRFPEFRSPSHLSGLNRSASLSCTERVDTLSISGSSSQLNNASIPQYIPDFNVRALTDLQLVKVTRAQYQNGLLASKLDSTPQSPESNHTRLDPASLAPPTPPANSTIRSSAPLAPKEGPDETTSLLNDKNSLSNQRPSYPHPHSHPQSYANTNSNSNPNSSPHLQPHSHPHLHSYSSSNPHMHPHAPIHTISHTHAHTESTI